The Glycine soja cultivar W05 chromosome 8, ASM419377v2, whole genome shotgun sequence genome has a window encoding:
- the LOC114422030 gene encoding uncharacterized protein LOC114422030: MVGPSPSHGNNLKFLCSYGGKILPRFPDSKLRYFGGHTRVLALPRSAPFSEVMVKLEELCGAHVTHLRCQLPTEDLDALVSITCDEDLNNLVEEYDGAVSSLKIRAFLCSSPAPSKSSSTTSSSCSSSSSSPSSCCRTAMAAPPQLAKKSYVSLSSPRYYSHPRVQGNRGVVYLVPSGNHWH, translated from the exons ATGGTGGGCCCCTCTCCCTCCCATGGCAACAACCTCAAATTCCTCTGCAGCTACGGCGGCAAAATCCTCCCCCGTTTTCCCGACAGCAAGCTCCGTTACTTTGGCGGCCACACCCGCGTCCTCGCCCTCCCTCGCTCCGCTCCCTTCTCCG AGGTTATGGTGAAGTTGGAAGAACTATGCGGCGCACACGTCACCCACCTCCGTTGCCAGTTACCAACCGAAGACCTCGACGCGTTGGTTTCCATCACGTGCGACGAGGACCTCAATAATCTCGTGGAAGAATACGACGGTGCCGTTTCATCTTTGAAAATCAGAGCCTTCCTTTGCTCTTCGCCTGCTCCGTCAAAATCTTCGTCGACAACGTCGTCGTCGTGCTCATCTTCTTCGTCGTCTCCGTCGTCTTGCTGCCGTACCGCTATGGCAGCGCCGCCGCAGTTGGCGAAGAAGTCTTATGTTTCTCTTTCCTCTCCCCGCTACTATAGTCATCCCCGCGTTCAGGGGAACCGTGGCGTCGTTTACCTCGTCCCCAGCGGCAACCACTGGCACTAG
- the LOC114423106 gene encoding inorganic phosphate transporter 2-1, chloroplastic-like: MNPSCRFSSTKHTSFLHNSHTHLSKTTSPYVFLGHSHSQKPFLLSPPITTKPYPFNNILRFRNIKLSYPFATLSSFAEGEQQENQEGTETPPSNDELGGIAKAFNISSRTASAISICMALAVLTFPLFMTSLGQGMVLKTKVLSYATLLFGFYMAWNIGANDVANAMGTSVGSGALTLRQAVLTAAVLEFSGALMMGTHVTSTMQKGILVANVFNGKDSLLFAGLLSSLAAAGTWLQFASYYGWPVSTTHCIVGAMVGFGLAYGGAGAVFWGSLARVISSWVVSPLMGAAVSFLVYKCIRRFVYSAPNPGLAAAAAAPIAVFLGVTGISFVAFPLSKSFPFALVQALASGTVGAFLVDRIIRKQLGHLLVKSSTPEPEPKEDTVHHHNIGFLDDVAGPKGAQLEIVYGVFGYMQVLSACFMSFAHGGNDVSNAIGPLAGALAILQGSTMGTEIIIPTDVLAWGGFGIVAGLMMWGYRVIATIGKKITELTPTRGFAAEFAAASVVLFASKLGLPISATHTLVGAVMGVGFARGFNSVRSETVKEIVASWVVTIPVGASLSVLYTWILTKILSYIL; this comes from the exons ATGAATCCCTCTTGTCGCTTCTCTTCAACTAAACACACCTCCTTCCTTCACAACTCTCACACCCACCTCTCCAAAACCACTTCCCCTTATGTCTTCCTCGGACACTCTCACTCTCAGAAACCTTTTCTCTTATCACCACCAAtaacaacaaagccttatcctTTTAATAACATTCTCAGGTTCAGAAACATCAAACTCTCTTACCCTTTCGCAACGCTTTCATCTTTCGCTGAGGGAGAACAACAAGAGAATCAGGAGGGAACAGAAACACCACCGAGCAACGATGAATTGGGAGGAATTGCGAAGGCCTTCAACATATCGTCTCGAACGGCTTCTGCCATATCGATATGCATGGCATTGGCGGTGTTGACTTTTCCGTTGTTCATGACTTCTTTGGGGCAGGGCATGGTTCTGAAGACGAAGGTGCTGTCGTACGCGACGTTGCTGTTCGGGTTCTACATGGCGTGGAACATCGGCGCCAACGACGTGGCGAATGCGATGGGGACGTCGGTGGGATCCGGCGCCCTCACGCTCCGGCAGGCGGTGCTGACGGCGGCGGTGCTCGAGTTCTCCGGGGCGCTGATGATGGGAACGCACGTGACCAGCACGATGCAGAAGGGGATTCTCGTCGCGAACGTGTTCAATGGGAAGGATTCTTTGCTCTTCGCCGGGTTGCTCTCTTCTCTCGCCGCTGCTGGCACTTGGTTACAG TTTGCATCATATTATGGTTGGCCAGTATCTACTACACATTGTATAGTGGGAGCAATGGTGGGGTTTGGCCTAGCTTATGGAGGTGCCGGAGCTGTTTTCTGGGGTTCACTGGCCAGGGTGATCTCTTCGTGGGTTGTCTCACCACTAATGGGAGCTGCTGTGTCTTTTCTTGTCTATAAATGCATTCGAAGG TTTGTATACAGTGCACCTAACCCCGGTCTAGCAGCAGCTGCAGCGGCACCAATTGCTGTATTTCTGGGTGTAACGGGGATTTCATTTGTTGCATTTCCTCTTAGCAAGAGTTTCCCTTTTGCTCTGGTCCAAGCTTTAGCCTCTGGAACTGTTGGTGCTTTTCTGGTAGACAGAATCATCAGAAAACAGCTTGGACATCTTCTTGTCAAGTCAAGTACTCCAGAGCCTGAGCCAAAAGAAGACACTGTCCACCACCACAATATCGGATTCCTCGACGATGTTGCAGGCCCGAAGGGTGCTCAACTGGAAATAGTTTATGGAGTCTTTGGTTACATGCAGGTCCTCTCAGCATGTTTCATGTCATTTGCTCATGGTGGAAACGATGTCTCCAACGCTATAGGTCCATTGGCGGGTGCACTAGCTATTCTTCAAGGCAGTACCATGGGAACTGAGATTATTATTCCAACTGATGTCCTTGCTTGGGGAGGATTTGGAATCGTTGCAGGGCTTATGATGTGGGGTTATAGAGTGATAGCTACAATAGGAAAGAAGATAACAGAACTTACACCAACAAGAGGATTTGCAGCTGAGTTTGCTGCTGCCTCTGTTGTTCTGTTTGCCTCAAAGCTGGGGCTACCCATCTCAGCAACCCATACTCTAGTAGGTGCAGTAATGGGAGTTGGATTTGCAAGGGGATTTAACAGTGTTAGATCAGAAACTGTGAAGGAGATTGTGGCTTCATGGGTAGTCACTATTCCAGTTGGTGCTTCTCTATCAGTTCTCTACACTTGGATCTTGACTAAGattttgtcttatattttatGA
- the LOC114424163 gene encoding LOW QUALITY PROTEIN: uncharacterized protein LOC114424163 (The sequence of the model RefSeq protein was modified relative to this genomic sequence to represent the inferred CDS: deleted 1 base in 1 codon) translates to MDSFQQQPHGYMRPPQPPPLPPHTADPHHHPHHFHQIPPPPPQVPWFSSQFQYRPSQTPSPPPQWQQPPPAPPSNAYSYHPNQFPPPRAHVPPPQFTPHSHVPPQPYPQEWGNPNWPPNQGYPANKNEDWAAKARAWADANAARESQHPQSHFSPAGRMQEQSHYHDQYQLSVDSHYTDVQNQTHPSASYQQFSYLDASVQRISGHSQEPASASLEASYNQDGHSCSARNGTGIGDSTVSFEQGNLPTNPSVHQQEVPSSYSSVAGKEAAEQIQQSYSAFPLSSSSSQEHHVQPSMHAPPFASGCHSVDSAISLADQPLDFAPRFNRDSDLQMQSTYSHHDSSSSMNNWVSPVAPGVGYPPIPPILSSGQQHDPSITTPGHVAPPFGRFPGPGLPSTIQPTGAPFTLSTGTTIHPTVAFSADVYGVSGIPDRPKKASVPNWLKDEIKKKVIPAPAGNLKEETFVNDGIDKSYARGDEADSKSIDSSRSAEDEEDEEDQVEAARTAAINLEIKRVLTEVLLKVTDELFDEIATKVLAEDDFTAEVGHKVATSNHKASASPPSATVPKASAKVFVPIKEKVENVDASEKSNSSSPGDVLGLGNYGSDADDGDNEIESSSVPTPAKDAAYKSGIKKPLSDTHDLSVNGISQLDEHAISETNLVNNQVKTISLPSRSSNGAATDQLHDDKVTKESNHSHSSKVVSEDLRDNGLNFIERNHDRFNGFSSKDTSGIPRSELPGKNISVEKAMDDHSGRESRKKSEKNDRPDRSTSEKDFVKEVHSSKTKIDEKGNENQRRKDERNQKRDKTDYGSEAKERVKQHSLRHGEKAKESDSRKRSSHVDVKDDKKEAEKSHRGSATDDTSRKREHAKDKGEHKSRQKDASNNDRHRRRRSSSVSSRGRTKKDCINHAGDSSGEGSDGSKRKLHSRKRDLSPSPVRSKRRQLLRSPHSKRSQRRHSPYTSLDSSRFVAIEFFKIKIYVFQTNFHHHIRLKSHRWEGGQDPDHLFGGRDEWMGTEMVDFASTGSQVELWLVWLSGFAFISLSLYATQRLSSLKDHTRTFKNAILDSTSLSNITIFTAPKPFKGSIRTRQTLAIRSWLALSPYVTVVLFSQDPSVSSFADAFDSRVLVDTNIDFTFLGTPFFHSMVAKSRSYTSEISVIIDSETVILSGFISTLNHVYQLDHDWLLVASAQNVSSFPFHLDESGKHWQTDNRKRMNVQELQKILQHNWQGKHCCYSRMLMVWNNKDAPLHSGVLPPFLYGKGTHNNWLIHEAMSSEFRFVFDASLTITSFHLNEEDDFSPTHGNSSAVDIENRSWEYIGNSHIGANYGSFFYSEANFTSLVKLLKCNKQYIMVDTKKNIVYPIGHQGAMNLMKEKVIPSWLKENTVYCIDRLNSHTKSLDCSVKDQTKIPSILELPFSLESLLSITSDKTKTVILTVAGYSYKDMLMSWVCRLRKLSIENFVVCALDKETSQFSILQGIPVFTDPIAPSNISFDDCHFGTKCFQRVTKVKSRIVLKILKLGYNVLLSDVDVYWFKNPVPLLHSLGPAVLAAQSDEYQNQGPINLPRRLNSGFYYARSDSQTIAAIEKVVRHAETSGLSEQPSFYDTLCGNGGSNRVGDDKCVEPETNLTVHFLDRDLFANGAYQDLWREKNVKEACLKKGSYIIHNNWISGRLKKLERQVLSGLWEYDPSTRMCLRDGETETFRVHNNFEVQAMLKRVVHSLDLVEQKEKDSRRKNRLRGREAPPTKDFVVSIIHAVPVFKLMRKYPGMCVAGPDVFKFPHQSVFWHEDVPVPGHKYILISFRDVDKLKSKLLEEERSKEANGVVLETKTRSPSGHKDKVKVSNGVAGHEALETMITSGNGKMKEPNGVAGQEISVSLSPKDKVKSVEMVDTDMEGSLGEGGVEESFFSAKDFYAPKEKSTSTRPSRRKGLKGKKPFVAPLPKAKKLYRSLGWQPSLPTVKEPSP, encoded by the exons ATGGATTCGTTCCAGCAACAACCCCACGGCTACATGAGGCCACCGCAACCGCCACCTCTGCCGCCGCACACGGCGGATCCCCACCACCACCCGCACCACTTTCACCAGATACCGCCGCCACCGCCCCAAGTCCCTTGGTTCTCCTCCCAGTTCCAATACCGCCCTTCCCAGACCCCTTCCCCTCCGCCGCAGTGGCAGCAACCTCCGCCAGCTCCTCCGTCGAACGCTTATTCCTACCACCCCAATCAGTTCCCTCCGCCTCGCGCTCACGTGCCTCCTCCTCAGTTCACACCTCACTCCCACGTTCCTCCTCAGCCTTATCCTCAG GAATGGGGCAACCCAAATTGGCCACCTAACCAGGGCTATCCAG CCAATAAGAATGAAGATTGGGCTGCTAAGGCCAGAGCTTGGGCTGATGCTAATGCTGCAAGGGAAAGTCAGCATCCACAATCACATTTTTCACCTGCTGGAAGAATGCAAGAGCAAAGCCATTATCATGATCAGTATCAACTATCTGTTGACTCACATTATACTGATGTTCAAAACCAAACCCATCCATCAGCAAGCTATCAACAATTTTCCTACTTGGATGCATCTGTGCAGCGGATTTCAGGACATTCCCAGGAGCCTGCATCTGCCAGTTTGGAGGCATCATATAATCAAGATGGGCATTCATGCAGTGCTAGAAATGGGACCGGCATAGGAGATTCGACTGTTTCATTTGAACAAGGGAACTTGCCAACAAATCCATCAGTTCATCAGCAGGAGGTACCTTCTAGTTATAGTTCTGTTGCAg GTAAAGAGGCTGCTGAGCAGATTCAACAATCATACTCGGCCTTTCCTTTGTCAAGTTCCTCATCTCAAGAACACCATGTGCAACCATCAATGCATGCACCACCTTTTGCGTCTGGCTGCCACTCAGTTGACTCTGCTATCAGTCTTGCTGATCAACCATTAGATTTTGCACCTAGGTTTAATCGTGATAGTGACTTGCAAATGCAATCAACTTATAGTCATCATGATTCCAGCTCTTCAATGAATAACTGGGTTTCTCCAGTGGCACCTGGTGTTGGTTATCCACCAATACCACCAATTCTTTCTTCTGGGCAACag CATGACCCTTCTATCACCACTCCTGGTCATGTGGCACCACCATTTGGAAGGTTTCCTGGACCTGGCCTCCCTTCAACCATACAACCAACTGGTGCACCCTTTACTCTTAGCACAGGAACCACAATTCATCCTACTGTGGCTTTCTCTGCTGATGTGTATGGGGTATCTGGTATTCCTGATCGTCCTAAGAAG GCTTCAGTCCCTAACTGGCTGAAagatgaaataaagaaaaaagtcatCCCTGCTCCTGCAGGGAATCTGAAGGAGGAAACATTTGTAAATGATGGCATTGACAAATCATATGCGAGAGGTGATGAGGCAGATAGTAAAAGCATTGATTCGTCTAGATCAGCTGAGGAtgaagaagacgaagag GATCAAGTTGAAGCAGCTAGAACTGCAGCAATCAACCTAGAAATAAAAAGAGTTCTGACTGAAGTTCTTTTGAAG GTTACTGATGAATTGTTTGATGAAATTGCAACCAAAGTTCTTGCTGAAGATGATTTTACTGCTGAAG TGGGTCACAAGGTTGCCACCTCAAACCATAAGGCATCAGCATCTCCTCCCTCAGCTACAGTTCCTAAGGCATCTGCAAAAGTTTTtgttccaatcaaagagaaggtAGAAAATGTTGATGCCAGTGAAAAATCTAATTCCAGCTCTCCTGGAGATGTTTTAGGTCTTGGAAATTATGGTTCTGATGCTGATGATGGAGACAATGAAATTGAGAGTTCCAGTGTGCCAACTCCTGCAAAAGATGCTGCCTATAAGTCAGGGATTAAGAAACCTTTGTCAGATACACATGATCTATCTGTTAATGGCATTTCACAACTTGATGAGCATGCTATAAGTGAAACTAATTTGGTGAATAATCAGGTCAAAACTATCTCTTTACCATCCAGAAGTAGCAATGGTGCTGCTACTGATCAGTTGCATGATGACAAGGTGACCAAGGAATCCAATCATTCACATTCTTCCAAGGTGGTGTCTGAAGATCTGAGGGATAATGGGCTTAATTTCATTGAAAGAAaccatgatagatttaatggttTTAGTTCTAAAGATACTTCAGGGATACCACGATCTGAACTGCCTGGAAAGAACATTAGTGTGGAAAAAGCAATGGATGATCATTCAGGTAGGGAAAGcagaaaaaaatcagaaaaaaatgATCGACCTGACAGGAGTACTTCTGAGAAAGACTTTGTAAAGGAGGTACACAGTAGTAAGACTAAGATAGATGAAAAAGGTAATGAGAATCAAAGAAGAAAGGATGAAAGGAATCAGAAAAGGGACAAAACAGATTATGGCAGTGAAGCAAAAGAAAGAGTGAAACAGCACAGTTTAAGGCACGGGGAGAAGGCAAAGGAATCAGACTCAAGGAAAAGATCCTCTCATGTTGATGTCAAGGATGATAAAAAGGAAGCAGAAAAATCCCATAGAGGTAGTGCCACTGACGATACTAGCCGGAAAAGGGAGCATGCAAAGGATAAGGGGGAACATAAATCAAGGCAAAAAGATGCAAGTAATAATGACAGGCATAGAAGAAGGCGTTCATCTTCAGTAAGCAGTAGAGGTAGAACCAAGAAGGATTGTATTAATCATGCTGGTGATTCAAGTGGTGAAGGATCAGATGGCTCAAAAAG GAAGCTGCATTCAAGAAAGCGTGACTTATCACCGTCTCCAGTCAGATCTAAAAGAAG ACAACTTTTGCGGTCTCCTCATAGCAAGCGTTCTCAGCGCAGGCATTCTCCCTatacttctcttgattcttccaGGTTTGTTGCCATAGAGTTTTTCAAGATTAAGATTTATGTTTTTCAGACAAACTTCCATCATCATATAAGATTAAAGTCGCACAGGT GGGAAGGAGGTCAAGATCCAGATCACCTGTTCGGCGGCAGAGATGAATGGATGGGGACAGAGATGGTTGACTTTGCATCTACG GGATCTCAGGTGGAGCTATGGTTAGTTTGGCTATCTGGGTTTGCcttcatttctctctctctctatgccACTCAGAGATTATCTTCACTAAAGGATCACACCAGAACTTTCAAAAATGCTATCTTGGATTCCACAAGTCTAAGTAATATTACCATATTCACAGCTCCTAAACCCTTTAAGGGCTCTATTAGGACCAGACAAACACTAGCTATTCGGTCATGGTTGGCTCTGTCTCCATATGTTACAGTTGTTTTGTTCAGTCAAGATCCTTCTGTTTCCTCTTTTGCAGATGCTTTTGATTCCAGGGTTTTAGTTGACACTAACATTGATTTCAC CTTCCTTGGTACTCCTTTTTTCCATTCCATGGTTGCAAAATCACGCTCATACACATCAGAGATATCTGTCATCATTGATTCTGAAACCGTTATCCTTTCTGGATTCATCTCCACTCTAAACCATGTGTATCAACTTGACCATGATTGGCTTCTTGTTGCTTCGGCTCAAAATGTTTCTTCCTTTCCATTCCATTTGGATGAGTCTGGGAAACATTGGCAGACGGATAATAGGAAACGGATGAATGTCCAGGAg CTGCAGAAAATACTTCAGCACAATTGGCAGGGGAAACATTGTTGTTATTCAAGAATGCTCATGGTGTGGAACAACAAGGATGCGCCTCTACATAGTGGAGTTCTTCCTCCATTCTTGTACGGTAAGGGTACACACAACAATTGGCTGATTCATGAGGCCATGTCATCTGAGTTCAGATTTGTGTTTGATGCTAGTTTGACCATCACAAGTTTCCATCTGAATGAAGAGGATGATTTCAGTCCTACACATGGGAATTCTAGTGCTGTAGATATTGAAAATAGAAGTTGGGAGTACATTGGCAATTCCCACATAGGGGCAAACTATGGCTCATTCTTCTATAGTGAAGCTAATTTCACTAGCCTTGTCAAACTTTTGAAGTGTAATAAACAATACATTATGGTTGATACCAAGAAAAACATTGTTTATCCTATTGGACACCAAGGTGCAATGAACTTGATGAAGGAAAAGGTTATTCCATCTTGGTTAAAGGAAAATACAGTGTATTGCATCGATCGTCTGAACTCACATACAAAATCATTAGATTGCTCTGTGAAGGATCAGACGAAAATTCCATCAATACTGGAGCTTCCATTCTCCTTAGAATCACTTCTTTCTATCACTTCAGACAAAACTAAAACAGTTATACTTACTGTTGCTGGATATAGCTACAAGGATATGCTCATGAGTTGGGTTTGCAGATTACGAAAACTTTCCATTGAAAATTTTGTTGTGTGTGCCCTTGATAAGGAAACTTCTCAATTCTCCATCTTGCAG GGAATTCCCGTTTTCACAGATCCAATAGCTCCAAGTAACATCAGTTTTGATGACTGCCACTTTGGCACAAAGTGCTTCCAAAGGGTGACAAAGGTGAAGTCAAGAATTGTTCTGAAGATTCTCAAACTAGGTTACAATGTTCTTCTGAGTGATGTTGATGTATACTGGTTCAAAAACCCAGTTCCCTTGCTTCACTCTTTGGGCCCCGCAGTTCTTGCTGCACAGTCTGATGAATACCAAAATCAAG GACCAATAAACCTACCTAGACGCTTAAACTCCGGCTTCTATTACGCTCGTTCCGATTCTCAAACAATTGCAGCCATAGAGAAAGTTGTAAGACATGCAGAAACTTCAGGCTTATCAGAGCAGCCAAGCTTCTACGACACGTTATGTGGGAATGGAGGATCCAACCGTGTTGGTGACGACAAATGTGTGGAACCTGAAACAAACCTAACGGTACATTTCTTAGACAGAGACCTTTTTGCAAACGGTGCTTACCAAGACCTGTGGCGGGAAAAAAACGTCAAAGAAGCATGTTTGAAGAAGGGTAGTtacatcatccacaacaacTGGATCAGTGGGAGGCTCAAGAAACTTGAGCGCCAAGTCTTGTCTGGTTTATGGGAGTACGATCCCAGCACAAGAATGTGTCTAAG AGATGGTGAAACAGAAACATTCAGAGTGCATAACAACTTTGAGGTGCAGGCTATGCTGAAGCGTGTGGTTCACTCCTTAGACCTGGTAGAGCAAAAAGAGAAGGATTCCAGAAGGAAGAACCGTCTGAGAGGAAGAGAGGCTCCGCCAACGAAGGACTTTGTTGTGAGTATAATTCATGCAGTCCCTGTGTTCAAGTTGATGAGAAAGTATCCGGGGATGTGTGTAGCG GGCCCCGATGTGTTCAAATTTCCTCATCAATCAGTGTTTTGGCATGAAGATGTTCCGGTGCCAGGCCACAAGTACATCTTGATCTCGTTTCGAGATGTCGATAAGCTGAAAAGTAAGCTCTTGGAGGAAGAGAGGAGCAAAGAGGCTAATGGAGTGGTGCTGGAAACAAAGACCAGGTCTCCTAGTGGACACAAGGACAAAGTGAAAGTGTCAAATGGTGTAGCAGGCCATGAGGCACTGGAGACAATGATCACAAGTGGAAATGGAAAAATGAAAGAGCCAAATGGAGTTGCAGGCCAAGAGATAAGTGTGTCGTTGTCTCCCAAAGACAAAGTGAAGAGTGTAGAGATGGTGGATACAGACATGGAAGGTTCTCTAGGTGAGGGAGGTGTAGAGGAATCTTTTTTCTCTGCAAAGGACTTCTATGCCCCTAAGGAGAAGTCCACAAGCACAAGACcttcaagaagaaaaggactAAAAGGGAAGAAGCCTTTTGTGGCACCTCTTCCAAAGGCAAAAAAACTATATAGGAGTTTGGGATGGCAACCCAGCCTCCCAACTGTGAAGGAACCCTCTCCATGA